The following proteins are co-located in the Bradysia coprophila strain Holo2 chromosome X unlocalized genomic scaffold, BU_Bcop_v1 contig_130, whole genome shotgun sequence genome:
- the LOC119067896 gene encoding probable small nuclear ribonucleoprotein Sm D2, translated as MSIVKPKSELTPEELARQEEEEFNTGPLSVLTQSVKNNTQVLINCRNNKKLLGRVKAFDRHCNMVLESVKEMWTEVPRTGKGKKKVKPVNKDRFISKMFLRGDSVILVLRNPLATSAGK; from the exons AT GTCCATTGTCAAACCGAAATCGGAATTAACGCCCGAAGAGTTGGCGCGCCAGGAGGAGGAAGAGTTCAACACCGGTCCGTTGTCCGTGCTCACCCAATCCGTGAAGAATAACACACAGGTGTTGATCAATTGTCGGAACAACAAGAAACTGTTGGGACGCGTCAAGGCCTTCGATCGGCATTGTAATATGGTGCTGGAAAGTGTGAAGGAAATGTGGACGGAAGTTCCTCGAACGggcaaaggaaagaaaaaagtgAAGCCGGTCAACAAGGACcgatttatttcgaaaatgtttttgcgcGGTGATTCGGTCATATTAGTTTTGAGGAATCCACTGGCTACATCGgccggaaaataa